Genomic segment of Juglans microcarpa x Juglans regia isolate MS1-56 chromosome 7S, Jm3101_v1.0, whole genome shotgun sequence:
ttctttATTGGTAAATTATTTGAACATCTCACAGATTTGAACTCATGATCCTTTACACAACCTCTGTTAATATTGGCGATTAGAGGTGTCATTTAGCCCAAGGGACTTTAGTGTCTGGGAATAATGTTAACAACagttaaatgtatttatatggAAACTTGCTCAGTTGTATTGTACACTATAAAAAATGGTAGGCGGAATTATGTGATAACTGGTTCAGataaattgttagattttggccACTTAAATAGGGTTCACAGCATGACATGCAGTTGAGTGTggcatacaaattttttattgtagtaTTGACAGTAAACATTGTGCATGAGGTACTCAAGGTGGCGGTGGTATGGGGCCGTCAGGCTATCATGAAGGGTTCAAGCCTGTACAGTCCCTTGGTTCTACATTTGCTTCATACATTCTGATCCCATCACCCAGCATGCACTTTCTCCCTGCAACACCTCTACAGCTCCCAGCGTGTCTCACTACAGAATCACCTCCCCTGGCCCATCTCCTGCACAGCAAGGGCCCTGCAATTCCACTTTCCACTGGTTTTGTAGTTTCAAATGCAGTGCCTTCCATGAGGAAAGACTATAGAAGCAACTTGAAAGAAGAATGGCCTTCAGTTCTTTGTATCAGCCTTATTGATTATTACGGAGGCACTAACATTATCCAAGACATGTTTGTTGGAGGTGTTAATAAACAGGACGGTAGGAGTTTAAGCTCTGAGGCTAAAGATTTCGAAATTGAGACCCATTTAGTTCTCGAGTCTGTTGCTGCAGAGCTTCATGCACTATCTTGGATGACTGTTAGTCCAGCATACTTAGAGCGACGGACTGCACTGCCGATCCATTGTGACATGGTTTTAAGACTGAGAAGGCTACTTCAGTTTGCTGATAAAGAGCTCTCTCAGCAGCCAAATAAGTTGCATCTGTAAGTTAAAACATTATCACAGTAAGAAAAGACTTTTTAGGCTTATTTTTAGTGGAGACTTTTATAGAGAGATGAATTCAAAATGAGCGTTTAATCGGCTGGGCTATAGTGCGTCTGGTGTTTTATTCCAATGCACAAGATTATAGCATGTAATCTGTGTATGTTATTTTTGCCCACTGATCCCGGCGTCACAAAAATTCTAAGGTGATTAGAGACATTTCAGTTTGTGGCTATTTTTAAGCTGAAAAGTTTGAAGATAGGTAACGCTAGAGTCCAATTTTAAGACGCTCTTCTAACTCTTCATGAATGGTTTGTGCGGCTCCAATGAATTGAAGTTGTTGATTTGTCGGTGCCTTCTATTACGTGCCATTGGTTctaatttccttttcatcatTCTTAATCTCATATTGACCGCATGAGGAGAAAATTAAGAGTAACAATTAATAGCACGTCCATGTTTCCACTTGGGGCATCGGGAGAAAATGATCGAATGTACTTCCCTTGAGCACGAGGacattttgttttaagtttaaatgGGAAGGAATTGTACTACAATCTACATGGTATGCACGTATTTAGCGTTCCTTTCTTGGAGCGCTTGCAATGATCTAGACTACCTCTGAGCACCGCTCCAGCAAGAGTTCCAAACACTGGAAGACTGCCGGTGAAGTTCGGCGTGGAGTTAAAGAACAACAACGTTGCACGCGATATGGTTGAACGGGCTGCATCTGCCAATAATGCACTTTACCATTCAACCCAACTGTACTTAATTTTGATTACAAAACCAAGATGAAAATGGAATGCATGTCAATAGTGATGAGATCACTCTTAAGCTCTAAGAAAAGATACGAATCTCTTCtatgaaagaaagagagaacgataaattattcaaatgaaCGAAGTAACATGGTTGGCACTAATTGCAGGGCCCCATTCCCTTGAAAGCCTTTAGCGTGGAGACAAAGCCAATCGCAATCAAACCACCCTTGCTGGTGATTATGTATGTTGTGTCTATGAGAATAAGACCCCCATGTGCAAAGCATATGATATGAATCATGATCtgcctttttcattttttttttctctaaagaTCTTTCTTATATCCTCCCTCCTCCTAGTTTACATATTTTTAGACCACAACAAAGCGAATTAGAAGGGGAGGGAAGTATCTCTTCTTTGTTCTATGCATGCGGACACTGGGAAagcaaataaaaagaagaagaaaacaaattaagCCCAAAGTCCTGAAATTAAGGCAAATAAGTGAAACTTTTGAGATGTTAAACAAAAGAGGGTTTAGTTGTCTCCATATGGTCCCCAACTTTATTGGACCCCAGAAAGCATGTGCTGTGTCTGGTTCACAACATTACTGGTTTTGGCCTCCTTTCCAGTTCAATAAATTACCTTAATTGCCTTGTAATTTTATAAGACCTTTCTCTAACAAGCTACATCTATTGTGTTCATGTCATAATGGTGTTTTGCCCACTCtcttaaggccccgtttggatacgaTCGAGGAGTAACTCAACCATATAACTCCCTtccaaataatataatatagactatagtaggAGGATATCGCAGAGATAGTTATAAGCTCAATGCTATGTAATTCCCAACATTTCGACTATAGTATACAATTTACCGTTTTCAACCTTTATAAAAGATTCAGAAAGCAAATGGTGTAtttatcatcatcctcatcattatcatcatgttCATTATTGTgcccttcatttttttattttgatcacTTCCTAATCAATAGAATaataaagaaagggaaaagttGGAGAGTTACTCGTGGCGCATTTGGGAACAGAAAGAGCTTTCACTGAATGACATTGGGAGCTTTCTTTCTTACAATAGAACAATCAGAAGTCGCTGAATCATTCTACAAAGAATATTTTCCCTTGTGGTTATGATTCATGCCCTTTTTGAATCTTCATATCCAACGAAATGGCTGCTTTTAAAGTATACTAAAACTCAAAAGTTAGTCTTATAATGCTTGGTATTGGGTTGGAATCCCTCTAAGTTGAATTGATTTGGTTTCATATACTTCAGGCGGAGGAAACCAAGACAGATATATGTACATCTCAACAACTGGCCAGCAAAAtgtctctctcattttccaatcAATCCCCCGAGTTAAGATTGTGAGACAAAATGAATGTATATTTGGATTACGTTTTGATGATTATTTGGATTTGGGCACTTAAACAGAGTAATTCAGCAACAGACTACATATAAAATGCATATGATAATATTTACTTCACAAATGTAATGTACAGAAATGTATAGAATTTATTACAGCAAATGGATTACAAATACAATGGGGAAAAATTACATGAAAGAGACCAAAATCCACCTTCCACCACCGGTCATGACATACCCCTCcccatcatctcatcattacccTAAATCTGaccatataaaagaaaaaaaattacacaattaaattaaatttatattacaatACCATAAAAAACACATCAATCACAACCAAACAAATCCAACCATGGGATGAACATAAtcaacaataattaaattaaccTGGACAAATCAAAAACCCAACCAATTTCCCCTCACTCTTTCATAGTCACGAAAAAGCACATTACTTGTCAAATTTACAGAAAGAAGGAGACGGCGAGGGAGAAAATGgtttgaaagataaataaacCATTATGCTGCCAATCTACGTGCGTCAATGGATTGACCACAAAAGCTCAGAATAACAAACCAAAAGCCAGAGCTGCAAGAGAGGCAAAGAAAGTTGGCATAAAGATGACAGCTTCAGATGTTGGGCTAGGCGCTGGAGCCTCAGCTGCAGCAGCTTTTTGAACAGAAGAGATGGCCATCAACACCACCAACATTATCACGAATAGCTTAAACCTCATAGCCTCCATTTCTCCAAATGCTCGGTGAAAGGAGCGCTACAATTCCTTCCTTGCAGATGGGTTCCCTTTTGGCAACAGAGGAATGGTAGAGTTGCAATGTAAGCCAATGGCAGTGGGTTGTGGATATTTATtaaccacagagagagagagagagagagagagagagagaatgtgaaCGTTGTGGTGACACAACACAGCACAGAGGTGGCTTTACCATTGTTGTCATACAGCTGTCAAAACATGACTTTATGGGTCCCCGCCTTTTGCTGTCTTGTTAgttgttattagtattttttcCATGTTACTGAGTCGGATTTGTGGGTTGTCCGGTCCCTaccttattatttttcaaatcaacaactgtattaaattgaaaataaaagaagagtgCGCCCATGTTTAACCACTAAAACATCTaattcttcattaaaaaaaaaaaaaaaaaaaatctatttcctTTTAAACCAGAATGAGGTAGTGTATCTATATGATTGAATgacgataaaaaaaaagaagaaaacatttgtttgtgatatgtttgttGAACACGGAACCCCTTTGCTGGCATGAAGTGTAAAGTCAAGAAACCTTGAGTTGCATTTcgttcaaaattcaaatgaaagGGAAATGGCAGCTGTTTGAGACTTCTTGTGTTGTGAATGGTTAGAGACGGATACCTAATTTTTGGCAGAACGAAGTTGGTGCATAGTCGACATCCAGTTGGATTTAGAACACGCACAAATCTTCGAACCTTTCCTTTGGTTCATGAAGTTTAGAAGTCCATGACAATGATACATTCAAGAGATTATGATATCTGAATTCTGAAATGATGTCACTGAAGGTCTAAATTACATATTATGGATCTTTGGAAACATGAGCAAAAGTACGTGAGAAAGGAAGACAACCTCTTAATCAGTTGGtttgtgtttctttttgttttcctcaATAATTGCAAAATCCAAATATTGCATATATGACAGAGTGATCAGTTTAGGTGGAATAAGATGATGACATccaccaatatttttttaacgcaAAAAGTAATCAGTAAGTTCAAAGAGCAAGATATACGCTTTATGACAACGATTCAATGAAGTAGGTATTTTTTAGTTCATGGTTACATCTAactaaagaaataatattttatctaaaatctgTCATGGCATGCATAAGGGTGACataagtgtgtgtgtatatatatatatgtaatgttattcatcttctattttctcatcatctcatgatgtgacattagatgattgaaaattatttattatgtttcacttATGAATCTATCATGtaatgccacatcatggaatgatgagaggatgatgaaaaAGTTTTCTCAACAGAAATTAATCTCAGCCATGACTTCAGCATCTGGGATAAGTTCATATATGGGCAAGTTGTAAAAAAATGGCtcacttccaaataaaaaatcagagtCATTTCTCAAAAACACATTTGACCCCTCTATGAATCCATATAGTCCTTATCTTCAGGAATTGTGTACACTGCTTTCTAGACCTTAATTGACCATTGGGAAACTTCGAAATTCTTGATTGTACTACAGGCTTTCAAACTAGGAAGGCTGGGTGACACAAGACGAATCCTTCATTAAACATGCCAACATTTTAaatgatgcaaaaaaaaaaaaaaaatccttttaggttttttttttcttttttatgagactttttctattttactttctttgtgATAAGGGATTTTCTTTTCGGTTTTTGAGTTTTACTTATCTTGCTGGGCCATGTGGAGATTAGGTCACCCaacagaaaaattatattgtgtTCACCAGCTATTAGCGTAGTCTAATTcaaatgagtttttctttttttgagaagataaatagtactcctaattttattaattgctcTCACTTTTAACGGAAGAATAGTACAATAGAAAGTTTGGGgtcacaaaaatcctaaaaccaagGCTTTAAAATAGTAAACTATCTACAGGTAAAAACTACTAATCCTAATTTACAAACATCAATCAAGCATTATAGATTGCATACAAACTATTAATGTCTAAAGGGAGGCAAGCACATACAATCCATTCTAAATTCACCCAAAGCTGTCTTGGGAAGCTAAGAAATAAGTGTCGAAAATACCTGCAGCCCCTACTTTAGACAAAGCATCAGCCACTGAATTATTTTCTCTATCAGAGTGTtgaagagaaaatggaaaaacttgttggaattattattattattattattataatatagcaGATCCTGTTTAAAAGCATGATTAATATTAGAGACAAGTCTTAAATATACAAatctttttttgtaaaaaagtgagcACCgctaagaaaaataagtttttattgTGTGCCCAAAAAAGTGGGCCCCAAATGCATTAGTTCTGCATTGGTGTTGGTACCATCTCccaaatgaagagaaaaaaacaaaaaccagcTTACTTGAATCAGATCCGAGAATGCCTCCACACCCT
This window contains:
- the LOC121241523 gene encoding arabinogalactan protein 13-like, with the protein product MEAMRFKLFVIMLVVLMAISSVQKAAAAEAPAPSPTSEAVIFMPTFFASLAALAFGLLF